A genome region from Myxococcales bacterium includes the following:
- a CDS encoding YggS family pyridoxal phosphate-dependent enzyme, with translation MSEIEKNLSVVRKRIEAACAGSSRDPSGVKLVAVTKNVTTDQIAEAFKFGQLVFGENYAQELRDKYKELSDLPIEWHFIGHLQKNKVKYVSPVAALVETVDSTDLADVISARAVGTIDCLIEVNISGEASKSGCSETEVAKIAAHIEKLPNLNMRGLMTMPPYSDNPEKSRPYFKKLKTLLDKLNDELFPAEPYRELSIGMSHDMEVAIQEGATIVRVGTAIFGERS, from the coding sequence ATGAGCGAAATTGAGAAAAATCTGAGTGTCGTCAGAAAACGGATAGAAGCGGCTTGCGCCGGATCTTCAAGGGATCCCTCAGGCGTAAAGCTAGTAGCCGTTACAAAAAACGTGACTACGGATCAAATAGCTGAGGCGTTCAAATTCGGTCAGCTGGTCTTCGGCGAAAATTATGCGCAGGAACTTCGCGACAAGTATAAAGAGCTCTCCGACCTTCCGATCGAATGGCATTTCATAGGCCATCTCCAGAAAAACAAGGTCAAATACGTAAGCCCTGTAGCTGCGCTCGTGGAAACGGTAGATTCCACGGATCTCGCAGATGTGATATCGGCAAGAGCGGTTGGCACAATCGACTGCCTCATCGAAGTGAACATATCCGGCGAAGCAAGCAAGTCCGGATGCTCCGAAACCGAAGTTGCAAAGATCGCGGCACATATAGAAAAACTTCCTAACCTCAATATGCGTGGTCTGATGACGATGCCCCCATATTCCGATAATCCTGAAAAGAGCAGACCCTATTTCAAAAAATTAAAAACGCTTCTCGACAAGCTCAACGATGAACTCTTTCCTGCTGAACCGTATAGGGAGCTATCGATCGGAATGAGCCACGACATGGAGGTGGCGATTCAGGAGGGAGCCACGATAGTAAGGGTCGGGACCGCCATATTCGGGGAAAGGTCATAA
- a CDS encoding ABC transporter ATP-binding protein, with protein MKPIIEFKDVHKSFGDHGVLVGAELSISPGETLTIIGGSGTGKSVFLKLLLGVMRPDSGEIFFDGEPLSEMNERKLSRMRRRIGMLFQGAALFDSLTVKENVAYPLREHFEYGENKISQIVDDKLAMVGLPGIGGMMPSDLSGGMKKRVGLARAIATDPDVILYDEPTTGLDPANTKRICRLIRELQEKMKVTSVVVTHDMEAAFSITDRLAMIYDRRIGFVGSVEEARASSDPAVQSFIRGEMATGDG; from the coding sequence ATGAAACCTATAATCGAATTCAAGGATGTCCATAAGTCATTTGGCGATCACGGCGTGCTCGTCGGTGCGGAGCTTTCTATTTCCCCTGGTGAAACCCTCACTATCATAGGTGGATCCGGGACGGGGAAGAGCGTTTTTCTGAAACTGCTTCTCGGGGTGATGCGTCCCGATTCCGGCGAGATCTTTTTCGACGGTGAACCCCTTTCGGAGATGAATGAAAGAAAGCTTTCACGGATGCGAAGGCGGATAGGGATGCTCTTTCAGGGGGCGGCTCTCTTTGATTCCCTTACGGTGAAGGAGAATGTTGCCTATCCTCTAAGGGAGCATTTTGAGTATGGCGAAAATAAAATTTCACAAATAGTCGATGATAAACTCGCCATGGTAGGCCTTCCAGGGATAGGAGGAATGATGCCGTCCGACCTTTCCGGCGGCATGAAGAAGCGCGTAGGATTGGCGAGGGCCATTGCGACCGATCCGGATGTCATTCTATACGACGAGCCTACCACCGGACTAGATCCGGCGAATACGAAGAGGATCTGCCGTCTTATCAGGGAGCTGCAAGAGAAGATGAAGGTCACCTCAGTGGTTGTCACTCACGACATGGAGGCGGCGTTCTCGATAACAGACAGGCTCGCCATGATATATGACAGGCGTATAGGTTTTGTCGGAAGCGTGGAGGAGGCGAGGGCCTCTTCCGATCCGGCAGTTCAAAGTTTTATCAGGGGCGAGATGGCCACCGGGGATGGTTGA
- a CDS encoding ABC transporter permease, whose translation MVSKVGAGVVSFVKLVGGITSLAFSTIRVLFTHRLSTDELLKQFVQVGNKSFSIVALIAFFTGLVIALQLSVGLGRFGLKLYVGQIVALSIFRELGPVLTAIMVAARVGSGMAAELGSMVVTEQVLAIEAMGANPVQKLVVPRVLATTITNPLLTIMANVIGVVGGMVITVIEAGVTPRFYFDQVSRTLIIDDFASGIIKAVFFGFFISIISCYQGLATYGGTEGVGRQTTRAVVFSSITIFVSDFFLTKLALYF comes from the coding sequence ATGGTATCCAAAGTCGGCGCTGGTGTGGTTTCTTTCGTCAAGCTCGTCGGGGGTATCACCTCCTTGGCATTTAGCACAATAAGGGTTCTTTTTACACACCGCCTTTCGACCGATGAGCTTCTAAAGCAGTTTGTCCAGGTGGGTAATAAATCCTTCTCGATAGTGGCTCTGATAGCTTTTTTTACTGGCCTGGTCATAGCGCTGCAGCTCTCCGTAGGTCTCGGCAGATTCGGACTGAAGCTCTACGTCGGTCAGATAGTCGCTCTCTCCATCTTCAGGGAGCTCGGCCCCGTCCTTACTGCGATAATGGTAGCGGCGAGGGTTGGAAGCGGGATGGCAGCCGAGCTCGGTTCCATGGTCGTCACCGAGCAGGTTCTTGCTATAGAGGCGATGGGGGCCAATCCGGTGCAGAAGCTGGTGGTTCCGAGGGTTCTCGCCACTACGATAACTAATCCACTTCTCACAATAATGGCAAACGTCATAGGGGTTGTAGGTGGAATGGTGATAACTGTCATAGAGGCCGGTGTCACTCCGCGTTTCTACTTCGACCAGGTTTCCAGGACGCTGATCATCGATGATTTTGCAAGCGGCATCATAAAGGCTGTCTTCTTCGGGTTTTTTATATCGATAATTTCCTGCTATCAGGGGCTTGCTACTTACGGAGGTACCGAGGGGGTAGGACGGCAGACGACGCGAGCTGTGGTCTTCTCGTCCATTACTATTTTCGTCTCGGATTTTTTCCTGACGAAGCTGGCTTTGTATTTTTAA
- a CDS encoding MCE family protein produces MPRNRLDEFRVGVFISVGLVLAMVVIFMIGSDSELFQRKYVLFSNFKTVSGLRVGAPVQLAGFKVGHVDKISFPDDPASQEITVRLSLNKEYQSRIRTDSVATIETQGLLGDKFVYVSVGSEAQSVIPDRGILPSKDVTSIFSLAEKAGTILDDISGASKSINDMISSLTPQGGGDIKAIISSVRKTVEQVEKGNSLVHALVYDPKGEDVISNLSAAMKSVKGILAGAEEESKGNIGGLIANMRAASADLKIVLDAVRRGEGTVGRLVMDPSLYDEMRSLFGKANRNRLLRAVVRTTMTENDKRELK; encoded by the coding sequence ATGCCGCGCAACAGATTAGACGAGTTCAGGGTAGGTGTTTTTATCAGCGTAGGCCTTGTTCTGGCTATGGTGGTGATATTCATGATAGGGAGCGACAGTGAACTCTTTCAGAGGAAGTATGTCCTTTTTTCCAACTTTAAAACCGTATCGGGGCTGAGAGTCGGCGCCCCTGTTCAGCTTGCGGGTTTCAAAGTAGGGCATGTGGACAAAATTAGTTTTCCAGATGATCCAGCTTCGCAGGAGATAACAGTGAGGCTAAGCCTTAACAAGGAATATCAATCTAGGATAAGGACCGACAGCGTCGCTACTATCGAAACACAAGGGCTTTTGGGGGATAAGTTTGTATATGTGTCTGTAGGGAGCGAGGCGCAGTCGGTGATTCCTGACAGAGGAATTCTGCCATCGAAAGACGTAACCTCCATATTCTCGCTGGCTGAAAAAGCAGGGACGATTCTCGATGATATTAGCGGTGCTTCGAAATCCATCAATGATATGATTTCTTCGTTAACTCCCCAAGGCGGCGGAGACATAAAGGCTATTATATCATCCGTGCGCAAGACCGTCGAACAGGTCGAAAAGGGAAATAGCCTTGTTCATGCGCTCGTGTACGATCCCAAAGGCGAGGATGTGATCTCCAACCTCTCCGCTGCTATGAAGTCCGTTAAGGGAATTCTCGCTGGTGCCGAGGAAGAGTCCAAAGGCAACATAGGGGGTCTTATAGCCAATATGAGGGCTGCCTCTGCAGATCTGAAGATCGTACTGGACGCTGTCAGGCGTGGCGAGGGGACTGTCGGCAGATTGGTGATGGATCCGTCTCTATACGACGAGATGAGGTCGCTCTTTGGCAAGGCGAATCGGAACAGGCTTCTTCGCGCAGTGGTAAGGACCACGATGACAGAAAATGATAAGCGTGAGTTGAAATGA
- a CDS encoding DUF444 family protein yields the protein MAQKIDQDLSRFKQIVRGRVKKELRKFISQGELIGKQGKDLVSIPIPRIDIPHFVYGDKEKGGVGRGDGEQGEAVQPGDGEGAAQAGNTPGEHLLEVDVTMEELAELLGEELELPRIKPKGQREIDTKNIKYTGISTAGPESLRHFKRTYRKALKRQIMSGTYDPKRPLIIPVREDKVYRVWKEVHNPRSRALIVYMMDVSGSMGDEQKEMVRIECFWIDTWIRSQYEGVDVRYIIHDAVAREVDRETFFHTRESGGTIISSAYKMFLKIIEENYNVDEWNIYPFQFSDGDNWSGNDTDDCMKLLEKDILPISNVFCYGQVESEYGSGQFLKDLHAKFGGNDQVITSRIPNKDAIPESIKTFLGKGK from the coding sequence ATGGCCCAGAAAATCGACCAGGATCTCTCGCGCTTCAAGCAGATAGTGAGAGGGCGCGTCAAAAAGGAGCTGAGGAAATTCATCAGCCAGGGTGAACTCATAGGCAAGCAGGGGAAGGATCTGGTCAGCATTCCAATTCCAAGGATCGATATCCCGCATTTCGTTTACGGTGATAAGGAAAAAGGTGGCGTTGGCCGCGGCGATGGCGAGCAGGGCGAAGCTGTTCAACCGGGCGACGGCGAGGGGGCTGCTCAGGCGGGCAATACACCTGGAGAACACCTCCTCGAGGTCGATGTGACGATGGAGGAGCTCGCCGAACTCCTTGGCGAGGAACTCGAGCTTCCGCGCATTAAGCCAAAAGGCCAGCGTGAGATCGATACCAAGAACATAAAATACACCGGCATATCCACCGCCGGTCCTGAAAGCCTCAGGCATTTCAAAAGAACATACAGAAAGGCTCTGAAGCGTCAGATCATGAGCGGCACCTACGACCCGAAGAGGCCGCTCATCATCCCTGTGAGGGAAGATAAAGTCTATCGCGTATGGAAAGAGGTCCACAATCCCAGGAGCCGTGCGCTCATCGTGTACATGATGGACGTCTCGGGCTCGATGGGGGATGAACAAAAGGAGATGGTGCGCATCGAATGCTTCTGGATAGACACATGGATACGCTCCCAGTATGAAGGGGTCGATGTTAGATATATCATCCATGACGCTGTAGCCAGGGAAGTGGACCGGGAGACCTTTTTTCATACGCGCGAGAGCGGTGGAACGATAATATCCTCGGCGTACAAGATGTTCCTAAAAATTATTGAGGAAAATTACAACGTGGATGAGTGGAATATATATCCATTTCAATTTTCCGATGGTGATAACTGGTCGGGCAATGACACTGACGACTGCATGAAACTTTTGGAGAAAGATATTCTCCCCATCTCGAATGTTTTTTGCTACGGACAGGTCGAGAGCGAATACGGAAGCGGCCAGTTTTTAAAGGATCTGCATGCGAAGTTCGGTGGCAACGACCAGGTCATAACCTCGCGCATCCCGAATAAGGACGCGATTCCGGAATCTATAAAGACATTTCTGGGTAAAGGAAAATAG
- a CDS encoding serine protein kinase, producing the protein MSEQGKPVNGLMQMIASLNDVKSYQELHWEGSYQDYLNIVSKNPKVADTAFKRIYDMILSYGFEEYTEYKKKIVHYKFFEDPIENGKDALYGLDLPLMKLVNAFRSAAMRYGTEKRILLLHGPVGGAKSTIARLLKKGLEAYSKRPDGALYTYSWVKGNFDDRNMIFGSSAEIPCPMHEEPLHLIPIELRDKILAELNKGLQPEQRIILQGDLCPSCRYIYRELSKLYDGDWSKVIEHIKVRRMILSEKDRVGIGTFQPKDEKNQDSTELTGDINYRKIAEYGSDSDPRAFNFDGEFNIANRGLIEFIEVLKLDVAFLYDLLGASQEHKVKPKKFAQTDIDEVIIGHTNEAEYNKLLSNEYMEALRDRTVKIDIPYITKLSEEVKVYQKDYGPNRVSGKHIAPHTIEMAAMWAILTRLEEPKKANLTLMQKLKLYDGKSLPGFTEDNVKELRKEGKREGLEGISPRYIQDKISNALVSDVGGGCVNPFMVINELESGLRHHSMIKSDEQRKKFLEMLTVVKEEYEDIVKNEVQRAISADEEAISRLCSNYIDNLKAYTQREKVKNPYTGQNEEPDERLMRSIEEKIDIPESRKDDFRREIMNYIGALSLEGKKFSYRTNERLHKALELKLFEDQKDSIKLTSLVSSVIDKDTQEKIDVVKSRLIKNYGYCETCSTDVLNFVASIFARGDIREKRSQN; encoded by the coding sequence ATGTCGGAACAGGGGAAGCCCGTAAATGGTTTAATGCAGATGATCGCGTCGTTAAATGATGTCAAATCGTATCAGGAGTTGCATTGGGAGGGGTCATATCAGGATTATCTCAACATCGTCAGCAAAAATCCGAAAGTTGCCGACACCGCGTTCAAGCGGATTTACGACATGATCCTTTCATACGGTTTCGAGGAATACACCGAGTATAAAAAGAAAATTGTGCACTACAAGTTTTTTGAAGACCCGATAGAAAATGGTAAGGATGCGCTTTACGGTCTCGATCTTCCTCTGATGAAGCTGGTAAATGCATTTCGTTCGGCTGCCATGCGCTACGGGACGGAAAAAAGAATCCTTCTGCTTCATGGGCCTGTCGGCGGTGCAAAGTCAACGATAGCCAGGCTTTTGAAAAAGGGCCTCGAAGCATATTCGAAAAGACCGGATGGTGCTCTTTATACATACTCTTGGGTGAAGGGCAACTTTGACGATCGCAACATGATATTTGGGTCTTCAGCTGAGATACCCTGTCCGATGCATGAAGAGCCTCTCCATCTGATACCGATCGAACTCAGGGATAAAATCCTAGCTGAACTGAATAAGGGGCTTCAGCCCGAGCAGAGGATAATTCTCCAAGGCGACCTCTGCCCGAGCTGCCGCTATATCTATCGTGAGCTTTCAAAGCTCTATGATGGAGACTGGTCCAAGGTCATAGAGCACATAAAGGTCAGAAGGATGATTCTCTCCGAAAAAGATCGCGTGGGCATCGGAACATTCCAGCCGAAGGATGAAAAGAATCAGGATTCTACAGAGCTGACGGGCGATATTAACTACAGGAAGATCGCTGAATACGGGTCCGACTCCGATCCGAGGGCATTTAATTTTGACGGTGAATTCAATATAGCCAACAGAGGTCTCATCGAGTTCATAGAGGTCTTGAAGCTGGACGTCGCATTCCTTTACGACCTGCTGGGCGCTTCGCAGGAGCATAAAGTTAAGCCAAAGAAGTTTGCTCAGACCGATATCGATGAAGTTATCATAGGCCATACCAACGAGGCGGAATACAATAAGCTGCTGAGCAATGAGTACATGGAGGCTCTGCGCGATAGAACCGTAAAAATAGATATCCCGTATATTACCAAACTTTCAGAGGAGGTTAAGGTTTATCAGAAGGACTACGGTCCGAATCGCGTCAGCGGAAAGCATATAGCTCCGCATACGATCGAGATGGCGGCGATGTGGGCGATTCTCACTAGGCTTGAAGAGCCGAAGAAAGCCAACCTTACCCTGATGCAGAAGCTAAAGCTCTACGACGGCAAGTCTCTCCCAGGTTTTACCGAGGACAACGTCAAGGAGTTGCGCAAGGAAGGCAAGCGCGAGGGGCTCGAGGGGATATCGCCGCGTTACATTCAGGATAAAATTTCCAACGCCCTGGTTTCTGATGTCGGCGGCGGGTGTGTAAATCCCTTCATGGTAATCAATGAACTTGAGTCCGGCCTGCGCCATCACTCCATGATTAAAAGCGATGAGCAGAGAAAAAAATTCCTTGAGATGCTCACCGTCGTCAAAGAGGAATATGAAGATATCGTGAAGAACGAAGTGCAGAGGGCGATATCCGCCGATGAAGAGGCGATATCCAGACTGTGCTCGAACTATATCGATAACCTCAAGGCCTATACGCAGAGGGAGAAGGTCAAGAATCCATACACCGGTCAGAATGAGGAGCCCGACGAGAGACTAATGCGCTCGATCGAGGAAAAAATAGATATTCCTGAGAGCCGCAAGGATGATTTCAGGCGCGAGATAATGAACTACATCGGCGCGCTATCTCTGGAAGGAAAGAAGTTCAGCTACCGGACCAACGAGCGCCTTCATAAAGCGCTTGAGCTGAAACTCTTCGAGGATCAGAAGGATTCGATAAAACTTACGAGCCTCGTTTCCAGCGTAATCGACAAGGATACGCAGGAGAAGATAGATGTGGTAAAGAGCAGGCTCATCAAGAATTACGGATACTGCGAGACCTGCTCTACCGATGTCCTCAACTTCGTCGCCTCGATATTCGCTCGCGGCGATATACGCGAGAAGAGATCGCAGAACTGA